ATGATCTGGCGGCTGAGCCGACGCGGGGCGAGCGGCGGGGGCGGCACGGAGGGGATACCGAGACTGACAGCGGTCACTTCAGGCACTCACCTTGAGAAGAGCGTGATCGGGTTGACGACGTCCGCGGTGATGGTCAGCAGCGTGAACACGCCACCGACCAGGATCACCGCGTACGTCAGGGGCATGAGCTTGAGGTAGTCGACGCGGCCGGGGTCGGCGCGGCCGATCCGGGCGTAGAGCCAGGAGCGGGCCCGCTCGAACCAGGCAATCGCGATGTGCCCGCCGTCGAGCGGCAGCAGCGGCAGCAGGTTGAACACGCCGATGAAGAAGTTCAGCGAGACGAAGAGCATGAAGAACAGCAGCCAGGCGTTGTTCTCCACCGCCTCGCCGCCGAGCCGGCTGGCGCCGACCACGCTGATCGGGGTGTCGATGTCCCGCTCGCCGCCGGTGATCGCCGTCCAGAGGGCCGGGACCTTCTGCGGGATGCGCTTCATCGCCTCGAAGGTGTTGACGGCCATGTCGCCGGTGAAGTCGGCGGTCGCGCCGAACGCGCCGACCGGCCCGTACGTCACCCGGGTCGGGGTGCTGGGGACGAGGCCGACGCCGAGCGCGGCGACCGCGGTGACCTGGCCCTTCGGGTCGTCGAGCGGGGGCCGCTGGGTCTGCGCGAGCACCGTGCTGGCCGTGGCCGGCTGGCCGTCGCGGACGTACGCGATCTGCGCCGTGTCGCCCGGCTTGAGGCTGCGCAGGGTGGTGAGCAGCTGGCCGTAGTCGTTGATCGGCGTGCCGTTGATGGCGGTGATCCGGTCGCCGTCGCGCAGCTGCGCCTGGGCGGCGGGGCTGGCGGGGTCGGCGGTGGTGCACTCGCGCAGCGTGTTCTCCGGGACCACGCACTTCGACAGCGCGATGACCGCCGGCTCCTTGCGGATCTCGGCCTCGGTGCTCGGGAACTCCGGGTTGGGCAGGCCGGCGGAGACCGCGATGATCCAGAGGGCGATCAGGGCGAGGGCGAAGTGGGTGATCGAGCCGGCGGACATCACGATCGTCCGCTTCCACACCGGGAACCGCCACATCGCGCGCGGCTCGTCGGCCGGGTCGACGTCGTCGTCCTGGGGGGTCATCCCGACGATCTTGCAGAAGCCGCCGAGCGGGATGCCCTTGATGCCGTACTCCGTCTCGCCCCGCTTGAAGGACCAGAGCGTGGGGCCGAAGCCGACGAAGTAGCGGGTGACCTTCATGCCGAAGGCCTTGGCGGTGAGCATGTGCCCCGCCTCGTGCAGGCTCACCGAGATGAGGATCGCGAGGGCGAAGAGCACCACCCCGAGCAGGTACGCCATCAAGCTCCTTCCACCGAACCCGCGATGATGATCTCCTGCGCGTGCGCGCGCGCCCACGACTCCGCCGCGAGCACGTCCTCGACGGTACCCGGTTCGTCGAAATCGGGAGCGTCCTCCAGCACCCGCCGGAGGGTGTCGACGATGCCGAGGAAGGGCAGTCGGCCGGCCACGAACGCGGCCACGCACTCCTCGTTCGCCGCGTTGTAGATCGCCGGCCGGCAGCGGCCGGCCTCGCCGGCGGCCTTGGCCAGCGCGACCGCCGGGAACGCCTCGTCGTCCAGCGGCGCGAACTCCCAGGTGTGGGCCTTCGTCCAGTCGACCGCGGCGGCGGCGTCGGCGACCCGGTCGGGCCAGCCGAGGCCGAGCGCGATCGGCAGCCGCATGTCCGGCGGGCTGGCCTGGGCGAGGGTGGACCCGTCGGTGAACTCGACCATCGAGTGGATCACCGACTGCGGGTGCACCATCACGGCGATGTCGGCGTACGGCACGTCGAAGAGCTCGTGCGCCTCGATCACCTCCAGCGCCTTGTTGACCATCGTGGCGGAGTTGATCGTGACGACCGGCCCCATGTTCCAGGTCGGGTGCGCCAGCGCCTGCTCGGGCGTGACCTGTGTCAACTCGTCGCGCCGCTTGCCCCGGAACGGGCCGCCGCTGGCGGTGACGACCAGCCGCCGCACCTCGCCCCGGGTGCCGCCGCGCAGGCACTGGGCCAGCGCCGAGTGCTCCGAGTCGACCGGCACGATCTGCTCCGGCCGCGTCACCGCGGCCTTCACGAGAGAGCCGCCGGCCACGAGCGACTCCTTGTTGGCCAGCGCGAGCGTACGCCCGGCGCGCAGCGCGGCCAGCGTCGGCGCGAGCCCGAGCGAGCCGACCACGCCGTTGAGCACGACGTCGCAGGGCCACTGCGCCAGCTCGGTCATCGCGTCCGGGCCGGCCACGATCTTGGGAAGCTTGAAGTCCCCGCTGCTCCATCCGCGCCGGCTCGCCTCGGCGTAGAACGCGAGCTGGAGATCCTGCGCGGCGGACGCCTTCGCCACGCCGACCGCGTCGACGCGCAGTTCGAGGGCCTGGGCGGCGAGCAACTCGACGTTGCCGCCACCGGCGCCGAGCGCGACCACCCGGAACCAGTCCGGGTTACGCCGCACGATGTCGATGGCCTGTGTGCCGACCGAACCGGTGGAGCCGAGCAGGACGAGTTCCCGGAGCGAAGTCACCGGGCCATTCTTCCCCACCACCGCTGTGCCCCCGCTGGGAGCCTCAGCCTTCCGCCTCGGCCTGCTCTTCCGATGCCTCCACGCTTTCCTCCGGCGCCGCCTCGTCGAGGAGGTCCGCCGGTTGGGCGTTGCCGTCGCGGTGGGCGCTGACGACGCGCTTCTTGGACTACCGCACATTGCCTCTTGCACGACGGATGCGCCGCGAAAGCACACGCCCCTTGCCCGCACCTGGTCGAGTTCGGCAGCAACCACGTCGGGGCCCGGTGATCAGGACCTCATGGACGTTGCCGGGCCGCTTTGAGGTACACGGCGTCCTGATCACCACTGACCGGTCCGGCGTTCGCGAACTGCGTCAGCAGTCAGTGAAGAGTTCGGACCGGTGTGGCGCAGCGTCGTCCGCACCAGCCCGCATGCCATGATCGGTCGACGCTCACCCGGGCGGGACGCGGCCGGGAGCCCGGCGGAACGTCACCCGACCTTCAGCACCGCCGGCCCGGCGCTCCTTGACGGCACCGCTGCCACCACAGCCCCGCCCACACCTGGGCAGAGGCGGACAGCAGCGCCGCCGTCGGCACTCCGGACGCGACCGGGACGGGATGCCGATCCCTGGGCGCGCCTCAGAGTCGGCCCCCGCGAAGAAAACTTTCCACGTATCGATGACTGTGGTTGACTTTCGTCATGCGGAGAGCTCTCGTCTGGCTGGCGGCCGTGCTGGTCGCCGCCCCACTGCTCGTCAGCCCGGGAGTGGCCCAGGCTGCCACCACGACACCGTCGCTGGTCATCGCCAGCGACTTCCCGGACCCCGACGTCGTCAAGTTCGGCGGCACCTACTACGCGTACTCGACGAACAACGGCCACGGCAACGTCCCGGTCGCCACGGCCACCTCGCTGACCGGAGCCTGGACCAGGCGGGCCGACGCGATGCCGACCCTCGGCGCCTGGGCCAACGGGGGCCTGACCTGGGCGCCCGACGTGTCCCAGCGGGCCGACGGGCGTTACCTGCTCTACTACACCGCCCGCAGCCGGGCCACCGGTCGGCAGTGCCTGGGCGCGGCGCTGGCCACGTCGCCGCTCGGCCCGTTCACCTCCGTCGGCACCCAGCCGCTGGTGTGCAACGCCGGCGAGGGTGGCGACATCGACGCGGCGAGCTTCACCGACAGCACCGGCCTGCGGTACCTGCTCTACAAGGACGACGGCAACGCCATCGGCCAGCCGACGAGCCTCTGGCTGCAACGGGTCGCGGCCGACGGGGTGACCCTCCAGGGCGCCCGGGTCGAATTGCTGCGCAGCGGTCGCGCCGAGGAGGCCGGCATCATCGAGGCGCCGGTGCTGACCAAGGTCGGCGCGCAGTACGTGCTGTTCTACTCGCTCGGCGGCTACGGCGGCGACGGCTACCAGACCAGCTACGCCACCTCGACCTCGCTGACCGGCCCCTACACCAAGGCGTACCGCTCGCTGATGACCACGGCGTCGCTGGACTCGGCCGTGCGGGGGCCCGGCGGGGCGGACGTGGTGCGCGAGGCGGGCGGCGACCACATCGTGTTCCACGGCTGGATCAACAACTACTCCGCCCGGGGCATGTACGTGGCGGCGCTGGGCTGGGCCGGCGGAAACCCCGTGGTGCGGGGCAGCCGGGTGCGGTACGAGGCCGAGCGCGGCGGGCTCAACCGGTGCGCCGTGCGCGCCGCCCCGAACACGTCCCAGGGACAGGTGGTGGCGTACATCGACCACGCGGACAGCTGGGTCGAGGTCACGGTCTTCGCGCCCCGGGCCGGCGGCTACCGCGCCCACGTCGCCTACGCCGCCGGCTACGGCGACGCCCAGCACACGCTGACGGTCAACGGCGCGAACCCGAAGGTCGTCACCTATCCCAACACGGGCTGGGACGTCTGGCGCCAGGCGGGCGTCGACGTCACGCTCAACGCGGGCTTCAACACCCTCCGGTTCACCCACCTGAGCCGCTGGGCGGAACTCGACTTCGTCGAGGTGGCGTAGCCCGCGCCGGGAACGCGTGGAGATCTTGGTGGAAAGGTGCCCCTCCAGGGGCCGTTTCCTACCAAGATCTGCATGCGGAGTGGGGTTCAGGCCCCGGCGGCGGGTGCGGCCAGCACGAAGGTCTCCAGGGACTCGCCGCCGTACCAGTCCGAGCGGCGGCCCACGTGGGTCATGCCGAGCCGGCGGGCCACCGCCATCGACGCCTCGTTGCCGGGCGCCACGACGGCGTACACCTCCCGCGTGCCGGCGGCCAGTTCCCGCGCCGCCGCCGCCCGGGCCGCCTCGGTGGCGTACCCGTGGCCCCACGAGTCGGGGTGCAGGTGCCAGCCCACCTCGATGTCCTCGGTCGGCACGTTCTCATCCCGGCCGGGCAGCGGCTTGAGCAGCACCGTGCCGGCCACCATGCCGGTGTCGCGGACCTCGATCGCCCAGGTGCCGTACCGGCCGCCGTGCCCCGCGTGCCGCTCCCGCCACATCGCGAGCCGGTCGGCGGCCTGCGCCGGGTCCGTCAGCGGCAGGCCGGGCGCGCCCAGCCAGCGGGTGACCTCGGGCCGGGAGTAGATGTCGAAGAGCCGGGCCAGGTCGGCCGGGTCCTCGGTCCACTCCCGCAGTACCAGGCGCTGGGTGGTGAGAACGGTCATGGGCCGTGATCATAATGAGTGACGCGGGAGGGTACGGGGAAAGAAGCCGCGATGGGCGGCGGATGGCAACGGGCGAAGCGGATCACCAGTGCGGCGTTCCGCCCGCTGCGGGGCCGGGACCTGTCCCTGCACGCCGCCGCCATCACCTTCTACGGGGCGATCGCCGTGGTGCCGGTGGCCCTGCTGGCGATCTGGCTGACCTCGCTGCTCGCGGGAGCCGAGCGGGTGCACCGGCTCACCTCGTACGCCGTGGACACGCTGCCGGACGCGATCGGCGCGCCCCACGCGGTGCAGGCGCTGGTCGAGGCCGGGGTGGGGCTGACCCCGCTGCTGGCCCTGGCGTCGCTGCTGCCGGCGTCGCTCTACGGCGAGGGGCTGCGCCGTGCCTTCGTCTCGGTCGCCGTGCCGCGCAGCGAGGAGTCGCTGGTCGGCTGGCGGGGCCGGCTGCTGCTGCTGCCGCTGCTGGCGCCGGCCCCGGCCCTGCTGCTGTCGATCCTGCTCGCGCTGCCCACGACGACCGGGCTGGTCCGGCAGGGCGGCTGGACCGGCGCGCTGGGGGTGGTGCTGTCGTTCCTGGCGGTCTGGCTGGTGCTCACCCCGGTGCTGCTCTGGCTGTTCCGGGTGGTCGGCCCGGCGTCGCCGGACTGGCTCTCCGCGCTGGCCGTCGGGTCGTTCACCGCCGCCAACCTCTCCGGTTTCCTGCACGGCTTCGTGCTCTTCGCCTCGCTCCCGATCGACCTGGGGGTGCCGTTCGGGGGCTTCGACGAGATCGGCGCGGGGGTGGCGGTCCTGCTCTGGCTCTACCTCTTCCACGTGATCGTGCTGGCCGGCTACTCCGCGACCCTCGCGCTGTCCCGGTGGCGCAGCGCCCGCTCCGGGGCCGCCGGCCCGGGCTCGTCGGACTCCTTGATGCCGAAGCGGCGGTAGACGCGGGCCAGCGGGCCGGGGGCCCACCAGTTCCAGCGGCCGAGCAGCCGCATCGTGGCCGGCACCAGCAGCGCCCGGACCAGCGTCGCGTCCACCACGATCGCCACGATCATGCCGATCCCGATGAGCTTGATGTACGCCATCTCGCCCGTCGCGAAGCCGGCCACCACGATGATCAGCAGCAGCGCGGCGGCGGTGATGATCCGCCCGGTGCGCTGGAGCGCGACGGCCACCGACGCGGTGTTGTCGCCCGTGCGGTCCCACTCCTCGCGCACCCGGGAGAGCAGGAACACCTCGTAGTCGGTCGCCAGCCCGAAGAGCACGGCGAGCATGAGGATCGGGTTGCTCGGCTCGATGAACCCGGTCGGGGTGAAGCCGAGCAGGTCGGCGAAGTGCCCGTCCTGGAAGATCCAGACCACGACGCCGAACGACGCGCCGATCGACACCAGGTTCATCAGCACCGCCTTGACCGGCAGCACCACCGAACCGAAGGCGAGGAAGAGCAGGACCAGGATCGCGGCGGCCATCAGCAGGGCCATCCAGGGCAGCCGCTCGGCGAGACCGTCGATCAGGTCGAGGTCGACGCCGGGCCGGCCGCCGACGAGCACCTCGGCGTCGGCCGGCGGCGGCAGGTCGCGCAGCGCCCGGACCACGTCGTGCGCCGCGTCGCCCGTCGGCTCGCCCGGGTAGGTCACCGTCAGCAGCGTCGACGCGCCCCGGTTGGCCGCCACCTGCACCCCGGTCACGCCCGGCACGGCGGCCACCCGGTCGGCGAAGGGCTGCACCTGCTCCGGGGACGCCCCGGAGACCAGCACGTCGATCGGCGCGATCGTGCCGCCGGGGAACTCGGCGGCGATCCGCTCGGAGACCACCCGGGGCTCGGCGGTCGCGGGCAGCACCCGGTCGTCGAACCCGCCGAACTCCATCCGCAGGATCGGCGTGGCCAGCAGCAGGAGCAGCACGGTCACCCCGACCAGGTAGCGCACCGGGCGGCGCATCACGCTGTGCGCGATCCGGGCCCAGGCGCCGCCCGTCGCACCGTTCGCCGGCCGCGCACCGCGCGCCCCACGCCGCCACGGCAGCGGTACGCGCAGCGCGTCGATCCGGTGGCCGAGCACCGCGAGCAGGGCCGGCAGCACGGTCAACGCCGCCAGCATGGCGACCAGCACGGCGGCCATCCCGCCGAGCGCCATCGAGCGCAGGAACGCCTGCGGGAAGATCAGCAGGCTGGCCATGGCGGTCGCGATGGTGAGCCCGGAGACCAGCACCGTCCGCCCGGCCGTGGCCATGGTCCGCCGGATCGCGGCCGGGGTGTCGTGCCCGGCGGCCAATTCCTCGCGGAACCGGCTGACCACGAAGAGGGCGTAGTCGACCGCCATGCCCAGGCCGATCAGGGTGATCACGTTGATCGCGAAGACCGACACGTCGGTGACCATGTTGACCAGCCGGACGGCGACGAACGCGCCGAGGATGGCGAGCCCGCCGATCAGCAGGGGCGTGGAGGCGGCCACCAGCCCGCCGAAGATCAGCACGAGCAGCACCAGGAGCACCGGCATGGAGAGCAGCTCCGCGCGCGTGATGTCCTTGGTGGTCTGGGTGTTCGACTCCTGCAGGGCCGCCGTGGCGCCGCCGACCTCGGTCCGTACGCCGGGCGCCGCGAGCGCCGGCCGCAGCTCCTCGTACGCGGCGGCCTTGTCGTCCTTGTCGGCGGCCCGGAGCTGGAC
The nucleotide sequence above comes from Micromonospora sp. M71_S20. Encoded proteins:
- the dxr gene encoding 1-deoxy-D-xylulose-5-phosphate reductoisomerase, whose product is MTSLRELVLLGSTGSVGTQAIDIVRRNPDWFRVVALGAGGGNVELLAAQALELRVDAVGVAKASAAQDLQLAFYAEASRRGWSSGDFKLPKIVAGPDAMTELAQWPCDVVLNGVVGSLGLAPTLAALRAGRTLALANKESLVAGGSLVKAAVTRPEQIVPVDSEHSALAQCLRGGTRGEVRRLVVTASGGPFRGKRRDELTQVTPEQALAHPTWNMGPVVTINSATMVNKALEVIEAHELFDVPYADIAVMVHPQSVIHSMVEFTDGSTLAQASPPDMRLPIALGLGWPDRVADAAAAVDWTKAHTWEFAPLDDEAFPAVALAKAAGEAGRCRPAIYNAANEECVAAFVAGRLPFLGIVDTLRRVLEDAPDFDEPGTVEDVLAAESWARAHAQEIIIAGSVEGA
- a CDS encoding family 43 glycosylhydrolase, whose protein sequence is MRRALVWLAAVLVAAPLLVSPGVAQAATTTPSLVIASDFPDPDVVKFGGTYYAYSTNNGHGNVPVATATSLTGAWTRRADAMPTLGAWANGGLTWAPDVSQRADGRYLLYYTARSRATGRQCLGAALATSPLGPFTSVGTQPLVCNAGEGGDIDAASFTDSTGLRYLLYKDDGNAIGQPTSLWLQRVAADGVTLQGARVELLRSGRAEEAGIIEAPVLTKVGAQYVLFYSLGGYGGDGYQTSYATSTSLTGPYTKAYRSLMTTASLDSAVRGPGGADVVREAGGDHIVFHGWINNYSARGMYVAALGWAGGNPVVRGSRVRYEAERGGLNRCAVRAAPNTSQGQVVAYIDHADSWVEVTVFAPRAGGYRAHVAYAAGYGDAQHTLTVNGANPKVVTYPNTGWDVWRQAGVDVTLNAGFNTLRFTHLSRWAELDFVEVA
- a CDS encoding RIP metalloprotease — its product is MAYLLGVVLFALAILISVSLHEAGHMLTAKAFGMKVTRYFVGFGPTLWSFKRGETEYGIKGIPLGGFCKIVGMTPQDDDVDPADEPRAMWRFPVWKRTIVMSAGSITHFALALIALWIIAVSAGLPNPEFPSTEAEIRKEPAVIALSKCVVPENTLRECTTADPASPAAQAQLRDGDRITAINGTPINDYGQLLTTLRSLKPGDTAQIAYVRDGQPATASTVLAQTQRPPLDDPKGQVTAVAALGVGLVPSTPTRVTYGPVGAFGATADFTGDMAVNTFEAMKRIPQKVPALWTAITGGERDIDTPISVVGASRLGGEAVENNAWLLFFMLFVSLNFFIGVFNLLPLLPLDGGHIAIAWFERARSWLYARIGRADPGRVDYLKLMPLTYAVILVGGVFTLLTITADVVNPITLFSR
- a CDS encoding GNAT family N-acetyltransferase, with the translated sequence MTVLTTQRLVLREWTEDPADLARLFDIYSRPEVTRWLGAPGLPLTDPAQAADRLAMWRERHAGHGGRYGTWAIEVRDTGMVAGTVLLKPLPGRDENVPTEDIEVGWHLHPDSWGHGYATEAARAAAARELAAGTREVYAVVAPGNEASMAVARRLGMTHVGRRSDWYGGESLETFVLAAPAAGA
- a CDS encoding YhjD/YihY/BrkB family envelope integrity protein; protein product: MGGGWQRAKRITSAAFRPLRGRDLSLHAAAITFYGAIAVVPVALLAIWLTSLLAGAERVHRLTSYAVDTLPDAIGAPHAVQALVEAGVGLTPLLALASLLPASLYGEGLRRAFVSVAVPRSEESLVGWRGRLLLLPLLAPAPALLLSILLALPTTTGLVRQGGWTGALGVVLSFLAVWLVLTPVLLWLFRVVGPASPDWLSALAVGSFTAANLSGFLHGFVLFASLPIDLGVPFGGFDEIGAGVAVLLWLYLFHVIVLAGYSATLALSRWRSARSGAAGPGSSDSLMPKRR
- a CDS encoding MMPL family transporter, which codes for MFAWWGHMVVRLRWSVLAAALVLVAVGSTWGVGVFGQLTGGGFDDPASESSRAAERITRELGPQGADLVVLWSSDASTVDQPAFRDPVAATVARLRERPEITSVTTWYDTQAPVLLSTDRRATYALVQLRAADKDDKAAAYEELRPALAAPGVRTEVGGATAALQESNTQTTKDITRAELLSMPVLLVLLVLIFGGLVAASTPLLIGGLAILGAFVAVRLVNMVTDVSVFAINVITLIGLGMAVDYALFVVSRFREELAAGHDTPAAIRRTMATAGRTVLVSGLTIATAMASLLIFPQAFLRSMALGGMAAVLVAMLAALTVLPALLAVLGHRIDALRVPLPWRRGARGARPANGATGGAWARIAHSVMRRPVRYLVGVTVLLLLLATPILRMEFGGFDDRVLPATAEPRVVSERIAAEFPGGTIAPIDVLVSGASPEQVQPFADRVAAVPGVTGVQVAANRGASTLLTVTYPGEPTGDAAHDVVRALRDLPPPADAEVLVGGRPGVDLDLIDGLAERLPWMALLMAAAILVLLFLAFGSVVLPVKAVLMNLVSIGASFGVVVWIFQDGHFADLLGFTPTGFIEPSNPILMLAVLFGLATDYEVFLLSRVREEWDRTGDNTASVAVALQRTGRIITAAALLLIIVVAGFATGEMAYIKLIGIGMIVAIVVDATLVRALLVPATMRLLGRWNWWAPGPLARVYRRFGIKESDEPGPAAPERALRHRDSARVAE